A genomic region of Cydia splendana chromosome 17, ilCydSple1.2, whole genome shotgun sequence contains the following coding sequences:
- the LOC134798950 gene encoding uncharacterized protein LOC134798950, with the protein MNFQGDSRNVQYITEKDIKFVLSEYGFGDCVVENYSVHYVGDKMVGFGADYLKLQVPVTSNNKRKHHYFFVKAVSLTNTAKANMDKEMGTFDNERLFHDVIQRNIEVPGMQPWSAKFVSCLENAVVFEDLSALQYEMRSRFTKFDEQHTQQALQALARFHASSIIFEETRTKELLRPYTLKEQYNEKLGTGGFIETDSWFIQCRIGALEAVKAFSKYRNSDIMKIIEKRWNTVFNSVLILAEPSKEHRNVLCHRDLWNNNMLFHYKRLEDGSVVPDNCVFVDFAAVRCMPPAGDVMQLLHCNLTPRYRKQNLDYFLSYYYDELKLVLENHSIDIEEFLTKDNFMSSAKEQNLWGLVTHACLMQTFWLADDMMTNISKDSALFDEIMLNDKTTFMNNMMKNDNDYKKVILEVLDEFIEQYILNEDEIKI; encoded by the exons ATGAATTTTCAAGGGGATTCTCGTAATGTCCAATATATAACTGAAAAAGATATCAAATTTGTTCTGAGCGAGTACGGATTTGGTGATTGTGTAGTAGAAAACTACTCAGTGCATTATGTTGGGGATAAAATGGTTGGGTTTGGAGCCGACTACTTGAAGTTGCAAGTACCGGTAACATCAAACAATAAGAGAAAGCACCACTACTTTTTCGTCAAAGCGGTATCGCTGACTAATACCGCTAAAGCGAACATGGATAAGGAGATGGGGACATTTGATAATGAACGATTATTTCATGATGTTatccaaaggaatattgaagtACCAG GTATGCAGCCATGGAGTGCAAAATTTGTGTCTTGCCTCGAAAACGCAGTGGTGTTCGAAGATTTGTCAGCTCTACAATACGAAATGAGGAGTAGATTTACCAAATTCGACGAGCAGCACACCCAACAAGCACTCCAAGCTCTGGCTAGATTTCATGCGAGCTCCATCATCTTTGAGGAGACAAGGACTAAAGAACTACTGCGACCTTACACACTTAAAGAACAATATAATGAAAAATTGGGAACAGGAGGCTTCATCGAAACAGATTCGTGGTTTATCCAATGCAGAATCGGAGCTTTAGAAGCTGTTAAAGCCTTCTCAAAATATAGGAACTCGGATATCATGAAAATCATTGAAAAACGGTGGAACACCGTGTTTAACTCCGTTTTGATTTTAGCCGAGCCATCTAAGGAGCATCGTAACGTGTTATGCCATAGAGATTTGTGGAATAATAATATGCTGTTTCATTATAAAAGACTAGAAGACGGCAGTGTAGTGCCTGACAATTGTGTGTTCGTGGATTTTGCTGCTGTGCGGTGCATGCCGCCAGCGGGCGATGTTATGCAACTTCTTCACTGTAACTTGACGCCTCGTTATCGAAAACAAAACCTCGACTACTTTCTGTCCTATTATTACGACGAACTCAAACTAGTACTTGAGAATCATAGCATCGATATTGAAGAATTTTTAACTAAGGATAACTTTATGAGTTCAGCAAAAGAACAGAATCTTTGGGGTCTTGTAACGCACGCGTGCTTAATGCAAACATTTTGGCTGGCTGATGATATGATGACGAACATATCCAAGGATTCTGCGCTGTTCGATGAGATCATGTTGAATGACAAAACTACTTTTATGAATAACATGATGAAAAACGATAATGATTACAAAAAAGTGATATTGGAAGTGCTTGACGAGTTTATTGAACAATACATTCTAAATGAAGacgaaattaaaatataa